GGGACTGGCCACGGGGTATGTGCTCGGCGCACGGGCCGGCCGGGAACGGTACGAACAGCTCCGCAAGGCCGCCCAGCGGGTCACGCAGAATCCGGCGGTCCGGAACACCGCGGAGTCCGCCGCGCTGACCGGGCGCGAGGCGGCGTCGAAGGCGTTCGGGACGGTGTCGGCCAAGGTCGGCGACCGGCTGCCCGACTCGGTCAGCGCGCGGGTCCGCTCGCTGCGCGAGCAGCGCTCCCCCGACGAGGACGACTGGGGCACGAGCAATACCTGAGCCGGGGCCCCCGGCGGCAAACCCTGACGCTGCTCCTATGCGTCGTATGGGGCATCATCTGGGTGCATGGGGATAGTCGCCGGATTGGACAGTTCGTCCGAGAGCACACGGATCGTCGTCTGCGATGCGGACACAGGTGCCGTCATCAGGCAGGGGTATGCGCCGCACCCTGTCGAGAAGGGGCCCGAGGCCGATCCGCAGGCGTGGCTGATCTCACTCGGCGAGGCGGCGGGCCGGGGGCTGCTCGAAGGGGTGCAGGCGATCGGTGTCTCCGCGCAGCCGCACGGCCTGGTCCCGCTGGATGTCGAGGGCAATCTCGTACGCCCGGCGCTGGTGGGCAATGACAAGCGGGCACAGAGCGCGGCCGCGGACCTGATCGACGCCCTGGGCGGGCGCAGCGCGTGGGCGCAGGCCGTCGGGGCGGTGCCGCAGGCGACGCATGCGGTGACGAAGATGCGCTGGCTGGCGCGTACGGAGCCGGCGCATGCGGCCCGGATCGCGGAGATCATGCAGCCGCACGACTGGCTGGCATGGCAGCTGCTGGGGCGTCCCGCGCGGCGTACGACGGACCGCGGCGGGGCCTCGGCGACGGGCTTCTGGTCGGCGGCGACCGAGACCTACCGGCCGGATCTGGTGGAGCTGGCGCTGGGCCATCAGGTGCGGCTGCCAGAGGTGCTGAGCCCGTCGGGGACGGCCGGGTTCACCCCGGAGGGGCTGCTGATCTCGGCGGGTACGGGCGAGACGATGGCGGCGGCCTTCGGGCTCGGTGTCGGGGTGGGTGACGCCGTGGTGTCGCTGGGCGCCTCGGGGTCGGTGTTCGGGATCCATCACGAGGCACTGGCCGACCCGACCGGGACGATCAGCTCGTTCGCGGACGCGACCGGCCGGCATCTGCCCGTCGTGCACACCAGCAACGCCGTGCGGGTGCTGCGCGGTGCGGCGGAGATGCTGGGGACGGATCTGGAGGGCCTGTCCGAGCTGGCGCTGAAGTCCTCGCCCGGTGCGTACGGCATGGTGCTGCTGCCGTATCTGGAGGGCGAGCGGACGCCGCATCTGCCGCACACCGCCGGGTCGTTGCACGGGATGCGCCGGGAGAGCATGAAGCCGGAGCACATGGCGCGGGCGGCCGTGGAGGGCATGCTCTGCGGGCTGGCGGACGCGCTGGATGTGCTGCGCGGGCGGGGCGTGGCGGTGCGCCGGGTGTTCCTGCTGGGGGCGGCCGCCGAGCTGGGTGCCGTGCAGGCGGTGGCGCCGGGGCTGTTCGGGGTGCCGGTCGTGGTGCCGCAGCCGGCCGACTACGCGGCGCTGGGCGCGGCGCGGCAGGCGGCCTGGGCGTGGGGGGTGGCGCACGGCACGCTCACCCCGGCACCCGGTGCGGAGACGGGCCCGGGCGGCGGGGCCGCCTGGGTCGATCCGCCGCAGTGGCCGGCCGCCGCGAGCCAGGTCTTCGAGCCCGGTGAGGAGCTGGCGGTCGGACAGGCCGTGCGCCAGCAGTACACGACGGTGCGTGACGAGGCCCATCCGGGGGCGTTCCAGCGGTCGGCGTGAGCGGGGGCGGGAGCCGCCGGGCCAATAGTCCGGGAGCCCAGTGGTCGGGCCCTCGCGCGGCCCGGCCCTCGCGCGGCCCGGCGGCGGGGTGCGCCCGCGGTCCGGCGGCCGGGGCTCGTGGCCCGGCGCCCGAGTGCTCCGGCGCCCGAGTGCTCCGGCGGCCCGGCGGTCCCACGGCGCCACAGCCCCGCGGTCCCGCGGCCCGGGTTGCCTCAGTCGAGGTAGCCGCGGAGCTGGTCGGCGAAGGCGTGGTCGCGGAGCTTGTTGAGGGTCTTGGACTCGATCTGCCGTATGCGTTCGCGGGTGACACCGAAGATCCGGCCGATCTCCTCCAGGGTGCGGGGGCGGCCGTCGGCGAGGCCGTAGCGGAGCTGGACGACCTTGCGTTCGCGTTCGCCGAGGGTGGACAGGACCGCGTCGAGGTGTTCGCGGAGCAGCAGGAACGCGGCGGATTCGACGGGTGAGGCGGCGTCGCCGTCCTCGATGAGGTCGCCGAGCGCGACGTCCTCCTCCTCGCCGACGGGTGCGTGCAGCGAGACCGGTTCCTGGGCCAGCCGCAGCACCTCGCTGACGCGTTCCCCCGTCAGGTCGAGGTGGGCGGCGACCTCCTCGGGGGTGGGCTCGTGGCCGCGTTCCTGGAGCAACCGGCGCTGGACCCGCACCACGCGGTTGATCAGCTCGACGACATGGACCGGGACGCGGATGGTCCGGGCCTGGTCGGCCAGCGCGCGGGACATCGCCTGGCGGATCCACCAGGTGGCGTAGGTGGAGAACTTGTAGCCGCGGGCGTAGTCGAATTTCTCGACGGCGCGGATCAGTCCGAGGTTCCCCTCCTGGACGAGGTCGAGCATGGTCAGCCCGCGGCCGACATAGCGCTTGGCGACGGAGACCACCAGACGCAGGTTGGCCTCGATCAGGCGGCGCTTGGCCATCCGGCCCAGCACCACCAACCGGTCGAGGTCGTGGGCGAGTTGGGAGGACAGGTCGGGGGTGGTGGTGAGCTTCTCCTCGGCGAAGAGGCCGGCCTCGACGCGGCGGGCCAGCTCGACCTCCTCGGCGGCGGTCAGCAGGGGGATCCGGCCGATCTCGCGGAGGTACTGGCGGAAGAGATCGGCGGACGGGCTGCCGGCCTCGGGGCGCGGTGCCGGCTCCGGGATGATCTCCTCGATGATCATTTCGGCGGCGGGCGGTTCTGCCTGTTGCGGCACGGTGAGCGGGTCCAGGGCCTGTTCCGGGAGCTGTGCCGGGAACGATTCCGCGTCCGGTTCGGCGTCGGGTTCCGCATCCCGTTCCGCGTCCGGTTCCGTGACCGGCTCTGCTGCGGGCGGCGCGTCGGCGAGGGTCTGGGTCTGCACGGGGGCGACCTCCAGGGTGATCGCTGCTGAGGCGGCAGAAAGGTCGGGCACGGTTGCGGCCGAGCCGCTGTCCGTCCCGTACGTCACAAGCGGTTGTGCGGGGGATTCCGGCGCGGTGCGACCGGGCCCGCCGCGCTCCGAGGACTCAGGCACCGCTTCTCAGTGTGGAGTACGACACACCCCCGCCACGAGGGGCGTGCGACCACTTTTTGAGTCCGGTCCGTGACCGGACGGCTACCGCGGGGAGTGTCCGGGGGTGTTAGGAGGCCTCACGGTGTGCCCTGAGGGGTCGCCCCGGACGCGTCCCGGACGCCCCCGGACGCGCCCCCGACAGGACGTCCTACAGGGCGGCGTAGCCGCGTTCGCGCAGGGACTGGCCGTAC
This portion of the Streptomyces sp. 2114.4 genome encodes:
- a CDS encoding RNA polymerase sigma factor, with product MPESSERGGPGRTAPESPAQPLVTYGTDSGSAATVPDLSAASAAITLEVAPVQTQTLADAPPAAEPVTEPDAERDAEPDAEPDAESFPAQLPEQALDPLTVPQQAEPPAAEMIIEEIIPEPAPRPEAGSPSADLFRQYLREIGRIPLLTAAEEVELARRVEAGLFAEEKLTTTPDLSSQLAHDLDRLVVLGRMAKRRLIEANLRLVVSVAKRYVGRGLTMLDLVQEGNLGLIRAVEKFDYARGYKFSTYATWWIRQAMSRALADQARTIRVPVHVVELINRVVRVQRRLLQERGHEPTPEEVAAHLDLTGERVSEVLRLAQEPVSLHAPVGEEEDVALGDLIEDGDAASPVESAAFLLLREHLDAVLSTLGERERKVVQLRYGLADGRPRTLEEIGRIFGVTRERIRQIESKTLNKLRDHAFADQLRGYLD
- a CDS encoding FGGY family carbohydrate kinase, yielding MGIVAGLDSSSESTRIVVCDADTGAVIRQGYAPHPVEKGPEADPQAWLISLGEAAGRGLLEGVQAIGVSAQPHGLVPLDVEGNLVRPALVGNDKRAQSAAADLIDALGGRSAWAQAVGAVPQATHAVTKMRWLARTEPAHAARIAEIMQPHDWLAWQLLGRPARRTTDRGGASATGFWSAATETYRPDLVELALGHQVRLPEVLSPSGTAGFTPEGLLISAGTGETMAAAFGLGVGVGDAVVSLGASGSVFGIHHEALADPTGTISSFADATGRHLPVVHTSNAVRVLRGAAEMLGTDLEGLSELALKSSPGAYGMVLLPYLEGERTPHLPHTAGSLHGMRRESMKPEHMARAAVEGMLCGLADALDVLRGRGVAVRRVFLLGAAAELGAVQAVAPGLFGVPVVVPQPADYAALGAARQAAWAWGVAHGTLTPAPGAETGPGGGAAWVDPPQWPAAASQVFEPGEELAVGQAVRQQYTTVRDEAHPGAFQRSA